Proteins from a single region of Deltaproteobacteria bacterium:
- a CDS encoding serine protease: MPIGVYNPSLPVWQYEGTAKEITNKDKEFEKYLLNIVGTAIKTGTGKLVTCLHVVDDITDRNLRGYVLVSRKLARNTIHHTACSFDSSHALKYVRPGQRTGDGGVDLSVIPFVPRDRHGHVIDTPSIVWGDSTKLGVGDRMLIGGYPYGTDLFKIAQNNRGVVQPSFFDGIVSAIIPAQNERETRLIQLSTPAAGGMSGGAVFDPETGAAYGMITSSLEDSSGTLHPVTFAIPSEVILPYSGALNYDSELGRMGDADPMWFDEL, translated from the coding sequence TTGCCCATTGGCGTTTACAATCCAAGTCTGCCTGTCTGGCAATATGAGGGAACAGCGAAAGAAATAACGAACAAGGATAAGGAGTTCGAGAAATATCTCTTGAACATAGTTGGAACTGCAATTAAAACTGGCACTGGAAAACTAGTGACCTGCCTGCATGTAGTTGATGACATTACCGACCGGAACCTGAGGGGATATGTACTTGTATCGCGTAAACTGGCGCGGAACACGATTCACCACACGGCTTGTTCGTTCGACTCTAGCCACGCCCTCAAGTATGTTCGACCCGGTCAAAGGACGGGAGACGGGGGCGTCGACCTATCCGTAATTCCCTTTGTTCCTAGAGACCGCCACGGTCACGTTATCGACACCCCGTCAATCGTGTGGGGGGATTCCACTAAATTAGGCGTTGGAGATCGGATGCTAATTGGAGGATATCCCTACGGGACGGACCTCTTCAAAATTGCTCAGAACAATCGCGGGGTTGTGCAGCCTTCATTCTTCGATGGCATCGTAAGCGCGATTATACCTGCGCAGAACGAAAGGGAAACACGGCTAATTCAGTTGAGTACTCCGGCCGCTGGCGGTATGAGCGGTGGGGCGGTGTTTGATCCGGAAACGGGTGCGGCTTACGGAATGATTACCTCAAGCCTTGAGGACTCAAGCGGGACGTTGCATCCTGTAACATTTGCAATTCCGAGCGAGGTCATACTTCCATATTCAGGTGCACTCAACTACGACTCGGAGCTTGGACGCATGGGGGATGCGGATCCGATGTGGTTTGACGAACTATGA